The proteins below come from a single Kitasatospora sp. NBC_00315 genomic window:
- a CDS encoding STM4015 family protein, whose amino-acid sequence MTVNKHIEEFHGLPVFDVAGALADGRALPAPGDVAWRLDVDFDSSGTFAELWEAFLGAVDPAGVRAVVVGSWWGDDPMQPLTESLALIVGSAGRLPALRALFLGEATFEESEISWIQPTDLTPLLEAYPLLEELAARGAYSTYGELPPPYLRPVRHEHLRALRFESGGLSGTVVQAIGASELPALERLDLWLGTDDYGCDVTLEDLAPVLDGGRLPALRHLGLENSHLADEIAGAVAGAPVVARLTSLSLALGMLTDQGAAALLAGQPLTHLASLDLHHHYLGEEMQQRLRDSVAAAGVALDLSDAEGPDNDWPYVATGE is encoded by the coding sequence ATGACGGTCAACAAGCACATCGAGGAATTCCACGGCCTGCCGGTGTTCGACGTCGCGGGCGCACTCGCCGACGGCAGGGCGCTGCCCGCGCCGGGCGACGTCGCCTGGCGGCTGGACGTGGACTTCGACTCGTCCGGCACCTTCGCGGAGCTGTGGGAGGCGTTCCTCGGCGCGGTCGACCCGGCCGGCGTCCGGGCCGTGGTGGTCGGCTCCTGGTGGGGCGACGACCCGATGCAGCCGCTGACCGAGTCGCTCGCGCTGATCGTGGGCAGCGCGGGGCGGCTGCCCGCCCTGCGGGCGCTGTTCCTGGGCGAGGCGACGTTCGAGGAGAGCGAGATCTCCTGGATCCAGCCGACCGACCTGACCCCGCTGCTGGAGGCCTACCCGCTGCTGGAGGAGCTGGCCGCCCGTGGCGCCTACTCCACGTACGGCGAGCTGCCGCCGCCGTACCTGCGGCCGGTGCGGCACGAGCACCTGCGGGCGCTGCGCTTCGAGTCGGGCGGCCTCTCCGGCACGGTCGTGCAGGCGATCGGCGCCAGCGAGCTGCCGGCGCTGGAGCGCCTCGACCTCTGGCTCGGCACCGACGACTACGGCTGCGACGTGACGCTGGAGGACCTCGCGCCGGTGCTCGACGGCGGCCGCCTCCCGGCCCTGCGCCACCTGGGCCTGGAGAACAGCCACCTGGCGGATGAGATCGCCGGGGCGGTGGCCGGCGCGCCGGTGGTCGCCCGGCTGACCTCGCTCAGCCTCGCCCTGGGGATGCTGACCGACCAGGGCGCCGCCGCGCTGCTGGCGGGCCAGCCGCTCACCCACCTCGCCTCGCTCGACCTGCACCACCACTACCTCGGCGAGGAGATGCAGCAGCGCCTGCGGGACTCCGTGGCGGCGGCCGGCGTCGCGCTGGACCTCTCGGACGCCGAGGGGCCGGACAACGACTGGCCCTACGTCGCCACCGGCGAGTGA
- a CDS encoding STM4014 family protein, translated as MTSPRLTVLGVPGHRRVTLFAAAARAAGLPEPAVLPWLDVLRGSYRIEPGTVLRVDSPGEDAAVDALLRGPALGSGYAPTRVEGTAAWYAGFTAALAGVARAVRAAPGARLLADPAETGVMFDKRRTHRLLAGAGVPVPPALEQGAEPVRGWADLRERLAAAGLHRVFVKPAHGSSASGVVALEFGPRGQVAATTSAAWQGGELHNSLRVRRYREEREVAAIVDRLAPDGLHVERWIPKASQRGRSADLRVVVVAGRATHVVVRTSGGPMTNLHLGGARGDPELVRAAAGPCWADLLETAERAAACFPGSPMAGVDVLPSAGWRRYLVGEVNAFGDLLPGLTGLPGGPAEDLDTYGAQIAALLTAGRGATP; from the coding sequence ATGACCTCTCCGCGGCTCACCGTGCTGGGCGTCCCGGGCCACCGGCGGGTGACGCTGTTCGCCGCCGCCGCGCGGGCCGCCGGGCTGCCCGAGCCCGCCGTCCTGCCCTGGCTGGACGTGCTGCGCGGCTCGTACCGGATCGAGCCGGGCACCGTCCTGCGGGTGGACTCGCCCGGCGAGGACGCGGCGGTGGACGCGCTGCTGCGCGGTCCGGCCCTCGGCAGCGGGTACGCGCCGACCCGGGTGGAGGGCACGGCCGCCTGGTACGCCGGGTTCACCGCCGCGCTCGCGGGGGTGGCCCGGGCCGTCCGGGCGGCGCCCGGTGCCCGGCTGCTCGCCGATCCGGCCGAGACCGGCGTGATGTTCGACAAGCGCCGTACCCACCGGCTGCTCGCCGGGGCGGGTGTACCCGTCCCGCCGGCGCTGGAGCAGGGCGCGGAGCCCGTCCGGGGCTGGGCGGATCTGCGGGAGCGGCTGGCGGCCGCCGGTCTGCACCGGGTCTTCGTCAAGCCCGCGCACGGCTCGTCCGCCTCCGGCGTGGTGGCCCTGGAGTTCGGCCCGCGCGGGCAGGTGGCCGCGACCACCTCGGCGGCCTGGCAGGGCGGTGAGCTGCACAACTCACTGCGGGTACGGCGTTACCGGGAGGAGCGGGAGGTCGCCGCGATCGTCGACCGGCTGGCGCCGGACGGCCTGCACGTCGAGCGGTGGATCCCGAAGGCGTCCCAGCGCGGGCGCTCCGCCGACCTGCGGGTGGTGGTGGTCGCCGGCCGGGCCACCCATGTCGTGGTGCGCACCAGCGGCGGCCCGATGACCAACCTGCATCTCGGCGGCGCCCGGGGCGATCCGGAGCTCGTCCGGGCGGCGGCGGGCCCCTGCTGGGCGGATCTGCTGGAGACCGCCGAGCGGGCGGCCGCCTGCTTCCCCGGCTCCCCGATGGCCGGGGTCGACGTGCTGCCCTCGGCCGGGTGGCGGCGCTACCTGGTCGGCGAGGTCAACGCCTTCGGTGACCTGCTGCCGGGGCTCACCGGCCTGCCCGGCGGCCCCGCCGAGGACCTCGACACCTACGGCGCCCAGATCGCGGCCCTCCTGACGGCCGGCCGGGGAGCCACCCCATGA